The Actinobacillus succinogenes 130Z region ATTGCCTAAAGACGTGGTGGATGCCCACGAACGCGGCGAAATTCACTACCACGATTTGGATTACGCGCCGTTCTTCCCGATGTTCAACTGTATGCTGGTCGATTTAAAAGGCATGCTGACCAAAGGGTTCAAAATGGGTAATGCGGAAATCGAACCGCCGAAATCTATCGGTACCGCAACAGCCGTGACCGCTCAAATTATTGCGCAGGTTGCCAGCCATATTTACGGCGGTACTACTATTAATCGTATCGACGAAGTGTTAGCGCCTTATGTGCAAATCAGTTATGAGAAACTGCTGAAAATCGCGGAAGAATGGCAAATTCCCGATGCGGAAGGTTTTGCTAAAGCACGCATTGAAAAAGAATGCTTCGATGCGTTCCAATCCCTTGAATACGAAGTGAATACCCTGCATACCGCTAACGGGCAAACCCCATTCGTGACGTTCGGTTTCGGTTTGGGAACCGGCTGGCAGGAACGCTTGATTCAAAAATCTATTTTACGTAATCGTATTCGCGGCTTAGGCAAAAATCACAAGACCCCGGTTTTCCCTAAACTTGTATTTACCATTAAAAAAGGCGTCAACCAATCCCCTGCCGACCCTAACTACGATGTCAAAAAACTTGCTTTGGAATGTGCGTCAAAACGCATGTATCCGGATATTTTAAATTATGATCAGGTGGTAAAAGTGACAGGGTCATTCAAAGCGCCGATGGGGTGCCGCAGTTTCTTGGGCAAATACGAAGAAAACGGACAGGAAATCCATGACGGACGTAACAATTTAGGGGTCGTCAGCTTAAACTTGCCGCGTATCGCCCTTGAAGCCAAACATGATGAAAAACGTTTCTTCGAAATTCTCGAACAGCGTTTGGCACTGGCGAAAAAAGCCTTAATGACGCGTATTGCACGTTTGGAAAACACCAAAGCACGGGTGGCACCGATTTTGTATATGGAAGGCGCCTGCGGCGTACGTCTGAAAGCCGACGACAATGTGGCACAAATCTTTAAAAACGGACGTGCTTCCGTTTCATTGGGTTATATCGGGATTCATGAAACCATCAACGCACTTTATAACCACGGACACATTTTCGATGAGGAAATTTTACGTGAAAAAGGGGTGAAAATCGTTGAACGTTTAAGTAACGCCACAAAAGAATGGGCGGAAGAAACCGGTTATGCATTCAGCCTTTACTCCACGCCGAGTGAAAATTTATGCGACCGATTCTGTCGTTTGGATACCAAAGCATTCGGCGTTATCGACGGTGTGACGGACAAAGGTTATTACACTAACAGTTATCACTTAGACGTTGAGAAAAAAGTTAATCCGTATGACAAACTGGACTTCGAAATGCCGTATCCCTCATTGGCAAGCGGCGGTTTTATCTGCTACGGCGAATACCCGAATGTCCAGCATAACCTGAAAGCTTTAGAAGACGTATGGGATTACAGTTACGACAGAGTACCTTATTACGGCACCAATACGCCGATTGACGAATGTTACGAATGCGGTTTCACCGGTGAATTCGAATGTACCAGCAAAGGATTCACTTGTCCGAAATGCGGCAATCATGACAGCGAAAAAGTTTCCGTCACCCGTCGGGTTTGCGGATATCTTGGCAGTCCCGACGCCCGCCCGTTCAATCCGGGTAAACAGGAAGAAGTGAAACGTCGCGTAAAACATATGTAATAATACTACTAATAAAGGAAGTTACATATATGCCTATTAGTGCGTTGAAAGATATTGAACCTAACTCTAGCTCTGTTTCCGAAATTGATGCAATGCGGAAAGATGATGATGCCAGATTACAGGCTGCTAGTAATATAGAAATAGATACAAAATTAATTAACTCTCAAACGAACTTAGCTAAAGCTAAGGTAGCTCATGCCTTATGGGGAATATTAGCTACACCTGTGAATGCCTATGGATATGCAAGTAGAAAAATAAATGAAATTTTTAATACCTTTTCTGAAGAGCAAAAAAATTCTTTGCGAGATAAAATTAATCGTTTATCTGATGATAATAGGGAAATTGCAACAGAGAACTTACCAACCTTAGCATCTGCCACAGAAGCTCTGCTTTATGTAGAAAATCAATTTGATTTGAGAGAAATGTTTGAGAATTTAATTGTTAATACTATCGATAATACAAAAATAACACATCCTTCTTTTGTAGAAATCATTAAGCAACTATCTAGTGAAGAAGCCAAAATATTGAAAGTTATTTTACCTCTTAATCATATGGCTTTGTCTGAATGTCACTTGATACTTAATGAGCAAAACAGTTTCCATGTTTTATATAGAAATCTTATTTGTTTATATAGCAAAGATAAACCATTTTGGTTAGAAAATATACCCTCTTATATTGATAATTGGGCACGATTAGGACTAGTTACAGTATCTCTAGATAATTATTTTTCAGATAAAAAAGCGTATGGTAAATTTGATGAGCATCCAATTATAAAAAGAGCAAATTTACAATATAAAGATTTAGAACCACCTAAAAAACTAAATATTAAAAATGGGTTGCTAACTATAACTGATTTTGGTAAAGCTTTTGCCAAAGCTATAAGCATCATATAATAAAAACGGCGCTGTCTAGTACTACTAAATATGAATTATCTCCAATACTACCCCGTTGATATCGTAAACGGCGAAGGTACCCGCTGTACGCTTTTTGTGAGCGGTTGTACCCACGCCTGCAAAGGCTGTTATAACCAGAAAAGCTGGTCGTTCAGTGCGGGCGTACCCTTTGATCGCGCGATGGAAGAGCAAATAATCCGAGATCTCAAAGATACGCGCATTAAACGGCAAGGGTTAACGCTGTCCGGCGGTGATCCGCTACATCCGCGTAATGTGGAAACGTTGCTGCCTTTCGTACAACGGGTTAAAAAGGAATGTCCCGATAAAGATATTTGGGTTTGGACGGGTTATACTTTGGCGGAATTAAACGATGACCAACGCCGAATGTTGCCTTATATCGACGTATTGATAGACGGGAAATTTATTCAGGAACAGGCGGATCCGAGTCTGGTATGGCGGGGGTCGGCGAATCAAATCGTGCATCGTTTCACATCAAACGAATTTTAAAAACGCCCGCATTTTGACCGCACTTCCAAATAAAAAAGGGTGCGTTAAGCGTCCTTCATTTATTTTAATATGACGAATCCTCGACCACTTCTTCGCCGTAACCGCCGTTCAGCGGTAACGGGCGGTTAGTGCTGGTTGCCGATCGAATAACACGGATGCCGCGAATTCCGGCTTCACGTGCAGCCAATATATCATCGTTGCTGTCGCCATAATGAATGCTGACGCGGTTTTCAACCATAAAACGGGTTTTATCGTATTTATACGGTGCAATCGGTTTGTCATGGGTATAGTTGATCGGTTTCATATTTTTAATATGAAACGCACGTTCGAGAATGCGGGCTAATTGATCCATTTGCCCTGCTTTATGTAATCGATGCGGCGTACGGCCGGTAATAAAAATGACCTGATCACCGCGTGCTTGGTGCATATCAATTAATTTTTTTGCAGATTCTTTCGGAATCGAATAATTGTCACAGCCGTCCGCTACAAAATCCCAATATGCCTGATTATGTAAATAATCCAGACTATCCGGTGAAAAAGTTTGTTTGCCGTAATAGAAACATTGTGAAGAAACCAATACGGTATCATCAATATCAAAACTCACCGTAATAGGCGGTTTACCCTTTAATTCTTTTTGAATGGATTCCGCCGAAACCCATTTTACCTGTGCTTCATTTTTATGATCGATAGCGGTAATACCCGCATGATCGTAACTCACCTTAGGCCCTTTCGCATTTGCAGATACAGCGATAGTCAGCATACTGAACATAAAAACGCTTGATTTAATCAATGACATACTGTTTCCTACATAAAAACTACTGAATTGAATCCCGATATGTTGAACAAATAACGCAAATTTTAAAATAACTAAACATTGGGTTTACGGATGTTATAGACACACGAACGTTTTTTGCACAAAAACTTGCACTTTATCATGCAAACATATTCATAGAATTCTGCCAAATCACCGCTTTAATTTCTTCCGGCGGTTCTGTTCTTAATTCGCATAATGCCTGAAAAATTTGATTAATCCGTTCCGGACGGTTAGGTTGCCCCTGGAAACCGGATACCGGCATATCGGGACTATCCGTTTCCAGCAATAAGGCGTCCAAGGGAAGTTTGGCGATAGTTTGACGGGTTTTATTCGCTCTTTCATAGCTAATCGTACCGCCGACACCGATTTTATAACCCAAATCCACAAAACGTTTGGCTTGCTCATAACTGCCTGAAAAACCGTGGACCACACCGCAGTCCGGTAACCGAATACGTTTCAGAAAGGCGAAAAGCTGCTCGTGAGATTTGCGGCTGTGCAAATTTACCGGCAACCGGTATTGTTTCGCCAACTGTAATTGCGCTTCGAAAAAATCACATTGTTTGCGCCATAATTCGGTAGTCATCAATTCGGGGTTTGCCCGTTCCAAACCGATTTCTGCCACGGCCCGCAATCTTTTGTGACGTTGTGACAAATACTGCGCCAACCCATCCAAATCCGACGGCGTATGCTCTTTAATATAAAGCGGATGTAACCCCACACCGTAACGCAAATTAACGGGATAAAGTGCGGTCAGATTTTCAATTGTTTTGAAATCCCGCGCTAATACCGTCACAATCAGAATTTTTTCCACATCGGCGGCTGCAGCGTTGCGGACTAATGATTCCAACGATTCGCCGGTGAATCGGTGCAAATAATCCAAATGGGTATGCGTATCAAAAAACGGCATGTTTTTTCCTTAAATCAATATCGCGCAAAAGCATAGCATATCGGTAACGGAAAAAGTAGCCGGTAATCTCATGAGAATACCGGGTTTCGTGCTGTTACCCGTTATACCGTTTGCCAATAATATCTCATTGAAAAAAATACAGATTTAAACTAAAATACGCCCCTATTTTCGACAATCGGAAGTTAACATGTCTGAAATCAAATTAATCGTCGGATTAGGTAATCCCGGCGATAAATATGCGGATACCCGTCATAATGCCGGCGAATGGCTGATTGACCGTTTATCCCGCCGGTTTAATTTCACTCTGAAAGATGAAGCCAAGTTTTTCGGTAAAACGGCGCGCACGGTCATCGACGGGCATGAAATCCGTTTTTTAGTGCCCGCAACTTTTATGAATTTAAGCGGCAAAGCCATTGGCGCACTGGCGTCCTTTTACCGTATCCGGCCCGAAGAAATTTTACTGGCGCACGATGAGTTAGATCTTCCGCCCGGAACGGTAAAAATCAAACAGGGCGGCGGACACGGCGGACATAACGGCTTAAAAGACACCATTGCCCAACTGGGTAATAACAAAAATTTCTATCGTCTACGTATCGGTATCGGCCATCCCGGCGACAGGAATTTAGTTACGTCATACGTTTTAGGCAAACCTTCGCCTGCCGATTGGGCATTAATCGACAAAGCGCTGGACGAAGCCGTCGTTTGTGTGGAGATTCTGCTGAAAGACGGTATAACCAAAGCGACAAACCGGTTAAACGGATTTAAGGCTTAGTGTAATTTTAGATTAACGGCGTATATGTTAAACGTACGCTGAAATTGATAACCAAGGCTCGCACGACAATGCGCGCTATCATTTTAAAACAGGAACAAAAAATGGGATTTAAATGTGGTATCGTCGGTTTACCGAATGTCGGTAAATCAACACTTTTTAACGCGTTAACCAAAGCCGGTATCGAAGCGGCAAACTACCCTTTCTGCACTATTGAACCGAATACCGGCGTGGTACCTATGCCGGATCCGCGTTTAGACGCATTGGCTGAAATCGTGAAACCCGAACGCGTACTGCCGACTACCATGGAATTCGTGGACATTGCCGGTCTTGTAGCGGGTGCCAGCAAAGGAGAAGGCCTGGGTAACAAATTCTTAGCCAATATCCGTGAAACCGACGCGATCGGTCATGTAGTACGTTGTTTTGAAAATGACGACATTGTTCACGTTGCCGGTAAAATTGACCCTGCCGATGATATAGACACCATTAACACGGAACTTGCGTTAGCGGATTTAGACAGCTGCGAGCGCGCCATCCAGCGTTTGCAAAAACGAGCCAAAGGCGGTGATAAAGAAGCGAAATTCGAATTATCCGTAATGGAAAAAATCCTGCCCGTTCTGGAAAATGCCGGTATGATTCGTGCCGCTGGGCTGGATAAAGATGAGCTGCAGGCGATTAAAGGTTATAACTTTTTAACCTTAAAACCGACGATGTACATTGCCAATGTGAACGAAGACGGTTTCGAAAACAATCCGTATCTGGAGCGTATTCGCGAAATCGCGGAGAAAGAAGGTGCCGTCGTGGTACCGGTATGCGCCGCTATCGAATCGGAAATCGCCGAACTTGACGACGAAGAAAAAACCGAATTTTTACAGGATTTAGGTATTGATGAACCGGGCTTAAACCGTGTTATCCGCGCCGGTTACAAACTGCTTAATCTGCAAACTTACTTTACCGCCGGTGTGAAAGAAGTGCGCGCCTGGACGGTTTCCGTCGGCGCCACCGCACCGAAAGCCGCCGCGGTCATTCATACGGATTTCGAAAAAGGTTTTATCCGTGCCGAAGTTATCGGTTATCAGGATTTTATTGATAACAAAGGTGAAGCGGGCGCCAAAGAAGCCGGTAAGTGGCGTTTGGAGGGAAAAGATTATATCGTACAGGACGGCGATGTCATGCATTTCCGTTTTAACGTTTAAGAACGTTTAAAATTCCGGCCGCACTTTAAAAGTGCGGTCATTTTTAATGAGGTTTTTATGAAACTCAAAGTTCCGCCTCCCGTTTTATTTTTATTCAGTGTTGTCGCGATTGCCTATTTACCTAAATTTTCACTACCTTTCTCAATAACTGTTCGTATTTTATTGTGCGGTCTTTTATTGCTGATCGGCGTGATTTTTGCCGTGACCAGTTTTTTTGCCTTTATACGTCAACAAACGACGCTGAATCCGCAAGCGCCGGAACAAAGTGCAACGCTAATCACCACCGGTATTTTCCGGGTAAGCCGCAATCCTATGTATTTCAGTCTTGTTATCTGGCTCGCCGCTTGGGCGGTTTGGTGCGAAAGTCCGTTAGCTATTTTCGTAATTATCCTGTTTATGCTTTATCTCACCCATTTTCAAATTAAACCGGAAGAACGGGCGCTTGAGCGTAAATTCGGTCATGTTTTTTTACAATATAAACAATCCGTCAGACGATGGATTTAAGGAAAAATTATGCAAGTCACAATTCTCGACGGCGGTATGAGCCGAGAACTCATGCGCTTAAACGCGCCGTTCAAACAACCGGAATGGTCCGCGCTCTCATTGTATGAAAAACCTTCCGCCGTACAACAGGTACATGAAGATTATATAGCCAGCGGAGCGGATGTTATCACCACCAACAGCTATGCCGTAGTGCCGTTTCATATCGGCGAGCGACGTTTTCATGCGGACGGTAAAATGTTGGCGGACTTAGCCGGTCGGTTGGCCCAAAGTGCGGTCAAAAATTCCGGTAAACCGGTGAAAATTGCCGGTTCCCTGCCCCCGATGTTCGGTTCTTACCGTGCCGATCTTATTGAAAAAGACCGTTTTAGGGAAATTGCTCAACCGATTATCGACGGCTTATCGCCTTATGCGGACATTTGGTTATGCGAAACCCAAAGTGCGATTATCGAACCGGTTTCCATTAAACCTTTATTACCGAAAGATGAGCGTCCGTTATGGGTGTCTTTTACCCTGATCGATGATGAACCGACAGCGGAACCGCAGCTGCGTTCCGGTGAAAGCGTAAAAAGTGCGGTGAAAAAAATGATCGAATTAGGTGTGGATGCGATTTTATTCAACTGTTGTCAACCGGAAGTGATTGAACGGGCGTTGGATGTCACCCGTAAAATTTTGAATGAAAATCAAGCCGCTCATATAAAAATGGGGGCTTACGCCAATGCCTTTGCGCCGCAACCGAAAGACGCCACCGCCAATGACGGGCTGGACGAAGTACGCAAAGATTTAGATCCGCAGGCATATTTGCGTTGGGCACAAAAATGGAAAGCGCAAGGTGCCGCCATTATCGGCGGTTGCTGCGGTATCGGTATCGATCACATCCGTGTTTTAGCCGATAATCTGAATTAATAAAAAATCATGGAAAAAACGACCGCACTTTTGCGGCCGAATATTCAATACAAGGAATATTATGTCGAGTAAAAAAATCGGATTGCTTTCTTTAACCGCATTGGTTTTAAGTTCTATGATCGGTTCGGGAATTTTCAGTCTTCCGCAAAATATGGCTGCCGTAGCGGGCGCAGAAGGAATTTCTATCGGTTGGTTAATCACCGGTATCGGTATTATCTTTCTCGGGCTGTCATTTTTCTTCATTTCCCGTATTCGTCCTGAACTGGACGGCGGCATTTACACTTACGCCCGCGAAGGATTCGGCGATTTAATGGGATTTATGTCCGCCTGGGGTTATTGGTTATGCGCTACTATCGGCATTGTCGGCTATTTAACGGTGGCGTTTGAAGGGCTGGGCGTCTTCACAGACACGGAACAACAGGTAATTTTCGGACAAGGTAACACTATCCCCGCCTTTATCGGCGCGTCCGTCATTGTCTGGCTGGTACATGCATTAATCGCCGGCGGAATTAAAGAAGCGGCGTCGGTGAATTTGGTCGCCACCTTCGTTAAAGTGGCGCCATTGGTGTTGTTTATTCTGCTTGGATTTTGGTATTTCGATGCGGACGTATTCAATTCCGATGTTAAAGCCACTGCGTTGGGTAACAGCGTCGGTGATCAAGTAAAAGATACGATGCTGATTACGCTTTGGGTGTTTACCGGCGTGGAAGGCGCTTCCGTATTATCGGCGCATGCTAAAAAACGTACGGACGTAGGTTTGGCAACCGTATTGGGTATTCTGATTGCGCTGGCGTTGTATGTGGCGATTACCATTCTTTCGTTAGGTATTTTACCGCGGGAAACTATTGCCAATATGGCGAATCCGTCCATGGGACCGTTGCTGGACGCGATGATGGGGCCGACCGGTAAAGTGATTATTACCGCCTGTCTGATTGTTTCCGTTCTGGCTTCTTACATCAGTTGGACTATGTATTCATCGGAAATTCCCTATCGCGGTGCCCAAAACGGCGCGTTTCCGCAAATTCTGAATAAATTGAACGATAATGCGGTACCGATTAATTCCTTATGGTTCACCGGTTTTATCGTGCAATCTTGTTTGGTTTTAGTGCTGGTTTTCGAGCAAAGTTATAACACTTTGTTACTGATTTCCACTTCCATGATTTTGATCCCGTATTTTTTAATCGGCGCTTATTTATTTAAATTATCTTTTCAAACGCATGCCGCTTGGTATGTGAAGTTAACGGGATTTATGGCGTCTCTTTACGGTTTATGGATTGTATACGCGGCAGGGTTGCAATATCTGTTGCTTTCCGTCGTGTTGTATGTGCCGGGCATTTTGTTGTACCTCTACGCTAACCGCCGTTTTCACGGCAAACTTAATGTCAATCATTACGAAAAACTCGTGTTATCGGCCATTTTCGTAATATTCTGTTATGCGCTTTACCGCTTGCCTCATTTACTAGTCGCTTAATTCAGCGGCGAAAAAAGTGCGGTCAGAAAAAACGTTAAATATTCTAACCGCACTTTTTTATTATTTCTTTTACCGATTTCAACCTAAATCCGGCGTACCTGCCAAAACGCTTTACGCCAGTAAGGACTGTTCATGGAAGAATAAATCACTCCGCCTTTGGTAGATGCGTGCAGGAATT contains the following coding sequences:
- the nrdG gene encoding anaerobic ribonucleoside-triphosphate reductase-activating protein, with the protein product MNYLQYYPVDIVNGEGTRCTLFVSGCTHACKGCYNQKSWSFSAGVPFDRAMEEQIIRDLKDTRIKRQGLTLSGGDPLHPRNVETLLPFVQRVKKECPDKDIWVWTGYTLAELNDDQRRMLPYIDVLIDGKFIQEQADPSLVWRGSANQIVHRFTSNEF
- the nrdD gene encoding anaerobic ribonucleoside-triphosphate reductase gives rise to the protein MTSFYVIKRDGSRSSFEIQRIINAIKKAAKAVDIQDERYYHQIGQQACDEIFEHYQNEIDISHIQRIVENKLMASSYPQVARAYIEYRHDRDSAREKRSKLTKEIEGLIEQTNMAVLNENANKDSKVIPTQRDLLAGIVAKHYAKQYLLPKDVVDAHERGEIHYHDLDYAPFFPMFNCMLVDLKGMLTKGFKMGNAEIEPPKSIGTATAVTAQIIAQVASHIYGGTTINRIDEVLAPYVQISYEKLLKIAEEWQIPDAEGFAKARIEKECFDAFQSLEYEVNTLHTANGQTPFVTFGFGLGTGWQERLIQKSILRNRIRGLGKNHKTPVFPKLVFTIKKGVNQSPADPNYDVKKLALECASKRMYPDILNYDQVVKVTGSFKAPMGCRSFLGKYEENGQEIHDGRNNLGVVSLNLPRIALEAKHDEKRFFEILEQRLALAKKALMTRIARLENTKARVAPILYMEGACGVRLKADDNVAQIFKNGRASVSLGYIGIHETINALYNHGHIFDEEILREKGVKIVERLSNATKEWAEETGYAFSLYSTPSENLCDRFCRLDTKAFGVIDGVTDKGYYTNSYHLDVEKKVNPYDKLDFEMPYPSLASGGFICYGEYPNVQHNLKALEDVWDYSYDRVPYYGTNTPIDECYECGFTGEFECTSKGFTCPKCGNHDSEKVSVTRRVCGYLGSPDARPFNPGKQEEVKRRVKHM
- a CDS encoding DUF4393 domain-containing protein encodes the protein MPISALKDIEPNSSSVSEIDAMRKDDDARLQAASNIEIDTKLINSQTNLAKAKVAHALWGILATPVNAYGYASRKINEIFNTFSEEQKNSLRDKINRLSDDNREIATENLPTLASATEALLYVENQFDLREMFENLIVNTIDNTKITHPSFVEIIKQLSSEEAKILKVILPLNHMALSECHLILNEQNSFHVLYRNLICLYSKDKPFWLENIPSYIDNWARLGLVTVSLDNYFSDKKAYGKFDEHPIIKRANLQYKDLEPPKKLNIKNGLLTITDFGKAFAKAISII
- the ychF gene encoding redox-regulated ATPase YchF; its protein translation is MGFKCGIVGLPNVGKSTLFNALTKAGIEAANYPFCTIEPNTGVVPMPDPRLDALAEIVKPERVLPTTMEFVDIAGLVAGASKGEGLGNKFLANIRETDAIGHVVRCFENDDIVHVAGKIDPADDIDTINTELALADLDSCERAIQRLQKRAKGGDKEAKFELSVMEKILPVLENAGMIRAAGLDKDELQAIKGYNFLTLKPTMYIANVNEDGFENNPYLERIREIAEKEGAVVVPVCAAIESEIAELDDEEKTEFLQDLGIDEPGLNRVIRAGYKLLNLQTYFTAGVKEVRAWTVSVGATAPKAAAVIHTDFEKGFIRAEVIGYQDFIDNKGEAGAKEAGKWRLEGKDYIVQDGDVMHFRFNV
- a CDS encoding basic amino acid/polyamine antiporter, whose translation is MSSKKIGLLSLTALVLSSMIGSGIFSLPQNMAAVAGAEGISIGWLITGIGIIFLGLSFFFISRIRPELDGGIYTYAREGFGDLMGFMSAWGYWLCATIGIVGYLTVAFEGLGVFTDTEQQVIFGQGNTIPAFIGASVIVWLVHALIAGGIKEAASVNLVATFVKVAPLVLFILLGFWYFDADVFNSDVKATALGNSVGDQVKDTMLITLWVFTGVEGASVLSAHAKKRTDVGLATVLGILIALALYVAITILSLGILPRETIANMANPSMGPLLDAMMGPTGKVIITACLIVSVLASYISWTMYSSEIPYRGAQNGAFPQILNKLNDNAVPINSLWFTGFIVQSCLVLVLVFEQSYNTLLLISTSMILIPYFLIGAYLFKLSFQTHAAWYVKLTGFMASLYGLWIVYAAGLQYLLLSVVLYVPGILLYLYANRRFHGKLNVNHYEKLVLSAIFVIFCYALYRLPHLLVA
- a CDS encoding homocysteine S-methyltransferase family protein, producing MQVTILDGGMSRELMRLNAPFKQPEWSALSLYEKPSAVQQVHEDYIASGADVITTNSYAVVPFHIGERRFHADGKMLADLAGRLAQSAVKNSGKPVKIAGSLPPMFGSYRADLIEKDRFREIAQPIIDGLSPYADIWLCETQSAIIEPVSIKPLLPKDERPLWVSFTLIDDEPTAEPQLRSGESVKSAVKKMIELGVDAILFNCCQPEVIERALDVTRKILNENQAAHIKMGAYANAFAPQPKDATANDGLDEVRKDLDPQAYLRWAQKWKAQGAAIIGGCCGIGIDHIRVLADNLN
- the pth gene encoding aminoacyl-tRNA hydrolase encodes the protein MSEIKLIVGLGNPGDKYADTRHNAGEWLIDRLSRRFNFTLKDEAKFFGKTARTVIDGHEIRFLVPATFMNLSGKAIGALASFYRIRPEEILLAHDELDLPPGTVKIKQGGGHGGHNGLKDTIAQLGNNKNFYRLRIGIGHPGDRNLVTSYVLGKPSPADWALIDKALDEAVVCVEILLKDGITKATNRLNGFKA
- a CDS encoding methyltransferase family protein gives rise to the protein MKLKVPPPVLFLFSVVAIAYLPKFSLPFSITVRILLCGLLLLIGVIFAVTSFFAFIRQQTTLNPQAPEQSATLITTGIFRVSRNPMYFSLVIWLAAWAVWCESPLAIFVIILFMLYLTHFQIKPEERALERKFGHVFLQYKQSVRRWI
- the aphA gene encoding acid phosphatase AphA codes for the protein MSLIKSSVFMFSMLTIAVSANAKGPKVSYDHAGITAIDHKNEAQVKWVSAESIQKELKGKPPITVSFDIDDTVLVSSQCFYYGKQTFSPDSLDYLHNQAYWDFVADGCDNYSIPKESAKKLIDMHQARGDQVIFITGRTPHRLHKAGQMDQLARILERAFHIKNMKPINYTHDKPIAPYKYDKTRFMVENRVSIHYGDSNDDILAAREAGIRGIRVIRSATSTNRPLPLNGGYGEEVVEDSSY
- a CDS encoding TatD family hydrolase, whose translation is MPFFDTHTHLDYLHRFTGESLESLVRNAAAADVEKILIVTVLARDFKTIENLTALYPVNLRYGVGLHPLYIKEHTPSDLDGLAQYLSQRHKRLRAVAEIGLERANPELMTTELWRKQCDFFEAQLQLAKQYRLPVNLHSRKSHEQLFAFLKRIRLPDCGVVHGFSGSYEQAKRFVDLGYKIGVGGTISYERANKTRQTIAKLPLDALLLETDSPDMPVSGFQGQPNRPERINQIFQALCELRTEPPEEIKAVIWQNSMNMFA